The following nucleotide sequence is from Rhinoderma darwinii isolate aRhiDar2 chromosome 11 unlocalized genomic scaffold, aRhiDar2.hap1 SUPER_11_unloc_21, whole genome shotgun sequence.
TGAAATCCGCCGCTACCAGAAGTCCACCGAGCTTCTTATCCGTAAGCTGCCCTTCCAGCGCCTCGTGCGGGAGATCGCTCAGGACTTCAAGACTGATCTGCGCTTCCAGAGCTCAGCAGTCATGGCTCTGCAGGAGGCCAGCGAGGCTTATCTGGTCGGACTGTTTGAGGATACCAACCTGTGCGCCATCCACGCCAAGAGGGTCACTATCATGCCCAAAGACATTCAACTGGCCCGCAGGATCCGGGGGGAGAGGGCTTAGGTCTGAACCGGTCACCGActacaacacaaaggctcttttcagaGCCACCAAATCATTCCTCAAACGAGGTGAATccttttcctctgttattctaccGCGACTCTCCCGCTGGCTTCTCGGTGCTCTGCTATTAATATGTGGAGGTGCcatgttaaccctttcagtgCTTGGCGCCATTTACACTATAACCAGTCCTCGTCTCTAGCGCTCACGTTATCCGGCCCTTTCAGCAGTCCTGTCATGTGTTATGCCGGATGTCTGCGCTGTATTCATCACCTCCCTCTCCGGCTGTATCGTAGCGATAACCCGCCCCACTCCTCACTGATGACCGCACATCGCTCTTCCTATAATAACCTCCGCTGCTACTGCTATGAATGACGCCGTTATGTGCAGCTAATGATCCACCGCTGACCAGTGTGTGCGGAGTCCTTGTTCCCTACTCCTTGTAAAGGCAAACCAGGTAGGGTGGGGAGCAGGTATTCTCTGCTAGGTGTGAACACAAGCGCAGGGGAATTGTAGTCTTATTCTGTGAGGTCCTGATCATCGGGTGTAGTCCCGGTCACCGTTGTAAATCAGATTTCTAAACCCATTAACACTGCCCGAGTCCTCTCCTCCCTATTCATTCTATAAAACCGTTGTGGTGCTGGTGGCCTGAGGGGTGATCTGCGGGCACACAAATCCTGAACCTGACGGCAGATGACGAGCAGCCGCCATACTAATCCAAGACGTCACGCTTGTTCCTTGTTTAGATTTGGGGCAGATA
It contains:
- the LOC142698035 gene encoding histone H3 — protein: MARTKQTARKSTGGKAPRKQLATKAARKSAPATGGVKKPHRYRPGTVALREIRRYQKSTELLIRKLPFQRLVREIAQDFKTDLRFQSSAVMALQEASEAYLVGLFEDTNLCAIHAKRVTIMPKDIQLARRIRGERA